Within the Silurus meridionalis isolate SWU-2019-XX chromosome 2, ASM1480568v1, whole genome shotgun sequence genome, the region AACGAATCTTTTGAGAAACGATAACGCTCTTTCAAATATTCATTAGGGTATGCAAACATCAATACGCGGTGTTATAACCCTCTCCCGACGAAAAAAACCTCGTATAATTTGTGCTTCTCCGTCCAAAGGATCCTCATCAAAAGGGCACGCCGAAATTACACTGAAATATAACCTGCTTCCGAGCAGGTTATCTTCAGAGAGtcagttgctatggttacatacataccCAGAAAGTTACCTCCGTTTTTGGAACCGAAAGTTGAGGTTATCCACGAACTTACCCTTAAACATACCCAGGTATGTCACATAACCTGCTTTCTGGAATACCCCCCTGGTCACCATGtcggtgacccctgatctagatgAATATTGTTTGTGCGCATAAGAGTGCGTTGAAGGTCtcaataaaaatacaagcaGATCAAAAGTTATTATTAATGGCCCGACgatatgaaaaatatttatttcccaTCTCcccatcatttattacattttattttttccacatgATTCAACTTCATTAACCTTCACCCTTTACATATGGTTCTTTATGCCATTCATTGCAACACTATTTTACACATGACGTGTATTTTCATCCCAACTAATCATCCAACACTCTTAGCTAGCTAATGTCTGTATACTATATTGTATATTAGCCCTGCCTCTCACCTGACTTCTTTAAATAGACCCAACTAAATCGTGATTTTCCTCTTCCCTGTCTAGAATCGAAACCAAGAGTCCCTCAACCGGTTTAAATACTTTTAACCAAACAAAAGCTCTGACAATGGGGAAATACGACATGTACCACGAAATAGagttaaaaagcattttatttattttatacatatatttaaagtaGGAGGCGGACACAATGCGCTAACACAAACgcagtgtatattttatttatatttatatatatatatatatatatatatatatatatacatacacacatacatacatatacacacacacacacacacacacacacacacacacacacactttccattcATGTATGTGCAAACAAGTCTTCAAGATCAGAATAAATCAATGCACagacaaattaaaagaaggatgAAACTGAAGAGACAACCCAACGAGTCGCTCCACCCACAGCAGCTCCTGAAGCCGCCAGGGCCGCCTGTCCTCCGACTGAAAGTCCAGCAGCACCTAAACACAAGAACGTCACCGCATTAGGTCATAAAAGCAccatgtgtatttgtatgaaagTTCTAACAGGCCATGCATTCCAGTTTCTTTTCCtgtcttgttttctcgtgatcgaCATAAAAGTAGTCTTCCTCGCTTTCACGACTTATTTTTCTAGTAATCTCGACATAAAAAGGTTGTTTTCTAGTTATAACGACTTAATTTTGTGATTTTGGCATCACAACACACGTCCTCTGCCACAAATGGTTATGGTTATCCTCCATGATGTTGCGTTCATGCCTCTtgaacatgctcttatgccaAATACATAGAAAAATTAAGTACTGATCATGAGAAATGTTCTAGATACAGCATCAtggattataaatataaatatttgtggcACGTTTACACGTTGAGAAAATTTTAAGTCATGATCTCGAGAatacaacttttgttatgtcgagatcacgagaaacttaaattacatataatacatggcctcttaggactttgCCAATGAACTGTATTCCTGGAACTACCGATGGACTGCAGGACTGCAACGGCCCCTCCGGCGACGACGCCTCCACCGTTAGCAACAGCTGCTGCTGACATCATTGATGAAGCAACAGATCCTGCAGCGATCCCAGTGGCGGTGAAACCCAAAGCCGAAACCACTAAAGGAGCTGCTACCACAGTACCAACTTAAACACATGACAGTCCCAGAGAACATTCATTAACAACTCCATTCTGCACAGACAGCACTGTTACAATCATTACATCATTTGGCATAAAAAACCCACCTGCTCCGGCTCCAAGAGCTACAATTGTGcctgaaaaacagaaaacaagaaaTGTAGAgatacattcattttaatagcAATAGGAAGCATAAAGAGACAGTAAACTACTTACCCAAAGCCATCTTGTACACACAgagcaaacaaacacatgcaaGTCTTTTTATAGACAGAAAGGTGGTGTCAgggattcttcttcttcttcttcttcttcttcatcttctcgTGGTGTTTGGCGGTTTGGCAGACCAACGAAAGGTGCATTACCGCCACCTACTGATCTGGAGTGTGGAGCGAACActgaataggaaaaaaaaaaaagaaaaaaagaaaaaaacaaaaacaaaaaaaagggtttaCGGAAATAAACAACTACCTATATTCTGTCTATAGTCCCTGTATTCTTAAGGTACTTAAACAACAGTTTAAGAGATCTCGATTGCCCGTACTCGCATCCCAACAATACCTTCAAAGAGATATTGCCCACTCCTATTAACCCTAATTCCTGGATCAGCTGGAACCTGTCCCTTTCATATGCAGGACACTTATACAAGATGTGTCTCACTGTTTCCGGTTCCCCACACTTGTCACATTTCCCCGATTCATGCTTACCTATTCTAAAGAGATCACTGTTTAATGCAGCGTGTCCAATTCTTAGCCGTGTGACGATAACATCCTTCCTCCTATTTCCcaatcttttcctctctttcccaACAGTCTCCTGGATCAGGAAAAGATGTCTTCCATTAGTCCCACTGTTCCATACTTCCTGCCATCTTTTACCCACTTCAGATGAGATCACTGCCTTGAATTCAGCTCTACTCAAAGCTACATTGATGTCTATCAGGGAATGATTCAGTGCGTTCTTCGCTAGCATGTCCACCATTTCATTACCACCCACACCAACATGAGCAGGTACCCACAGAAAATTTACCTCCACCCTCAGCTGCCTAATTCTAAACAGACTCTGTAAAATTTCTAATATTAAGTCTTGCCTAGATTCGGATTTACCACTTCTTAAACTAGTGAGGGCTGCCATCGAGTCACTGCAGATCACCGTTCTTTCCGGTTCTACCTCTTCTATCCACTGTAGGACTAGTATGCTTGCTAAAAGTTCTGTAGCAAAAACAGACACCTGATCTGAAAGTCTTTTTGCGATCTTTTTCTCAAAAGCAGGGATATATACTGCTGCTGCAGCCCTTTCAGATTCTGGGTCTTTAGAGCCGTCCGTAAATACCTGCAGTGCATCATCATATTCTCGAGTGATGTACTGCTGAACTATTAGTTCAATTGGCACCTTCTTCCCCAGATTACTCAATAACTTTGCAACTCGTAGATCTATCACAGGGATATGAAACAACCAAGGTGGAATTGCTGGTAGAGCCACAGAAGGAGCAATTTCATGGTTTTTCAGCTCCAACTTATCCACCT harbors:
- the LOC124377986 gene encoding interferon alpha-inducible protein 27-like protein 2A, which produces MALGTIVALGAGAVGTVVAAPLVVSALGFTATGIAAGSVASSMMSAAAVANGGGVVAGGAVAVLQSIGAAGLSVGGQAALAASGAAVGGATRWVVSSVSSFF